The Pseudosulfitobacter pseudonitzschiae nucleotide sequence TTGAGGTTGTGGCCGCCGACGTCAGCGTGACAGCGCCCGTCTCTGTGGTGGCCGGAACCGTTTTCGATGTTTCATGGAGCGAGACCCTGAACGCGCGCGATCTCGTGTTGATCGCACCGGTCGGATCGGAGGCTGATGCTAAATTGAGCTACCTTCCCGTGCGCGACGATATCGAAGGGAAACTGACCGCGCCGTCCGAGCCGGGACTTTACGAGGTGCGTTATCGGCTGGATGAGGGGCGGGTTATCCTGGCGTCTGCCCCGGTTGAGGTTGTGGCCGCCGACGTCAGCGTGACAGCGCCCGTCTCTGTGGTGGCCGGAACTGTTTTCGATGTTTCATGGAGCGAGACCCTGAACGCGCGCGATCTCGTGTTGATCGCACCGGTCGGTTCGGAGGCTGATGCTAAATTGAGCTACCTTCCCGTGCGCGACGATATCGAAGGGAAACTGACCGCGCCGTCCGAGCCGGGACTTTACGAGGTGCGTTATCGGCTGGATGAAGGGCGGGTTATTCTGGCCTCGGCACCCGTGGAAGTCACCGTCGCAGAGGTCGCATTAACGGCACCGGCATTGGTTCGTGCGGAAACGGAAATTCAGGTTTCCTGGCAGCCGTCTGTCAATCCTCGTGATCTGGTGCTTATCGCCCCGGCAGGCTCACCTGCCGATGAGAAACTCAGCTATGCTCCGGCCCGCACGGAGAATAAAACCACGCTGAAAGCACCTTCAGAACCTGGCCTTTACGAGGTGCGCTACAGGCTTGACGAAGGCCGCCGTGTGATCGCCGCCGTGCCACTCGAAGTCGTGCCGGCAGACGCGCCGCTCGACGATGGCGCAGGGCTGAATGCACCAGAAAGTGCTGCGCCAAGTGAGACTATAACAGTCTCTTGGACCATTGCGCCCGAAGACGCCGACCGCCGTGTGGCGCTGGCCAAGGCAGATGCGCCTGATTTCACATGGATTTCAGCCCATCCGGTGGGTGCTGAAACCGAAACGGAAATCATCCTGCCCAATGAACCCGGCCTATACGAGGTGCGTTTCCTCGATCTGAGCATCCAGAGCGTTCTGGGACGCACGATCGTCGCGGTCGGCGAATGACGCCTCACCCAATGATACAACGGAGAACCCTCCCATGCGCAACTTGACCATAGCATTCGCCGGTCTTTTCTTCGCGGCCATGCCCGCTTTTGCGGCCGACCCCGGTGGCACGGTGACGGGCACCATCGACGGTGAAGAAGTCGAACTGTCCGTCTTTTCCCAGCAATCGGATTACGGAAACTCTCACATTTCCCTTTACATCATAGGCGATGCTCTGGGGGGGCGTGGTCTGGGTGCCATGAGTTTGGGTGCCGAATGGATGGGTAATCTGGACGGAAACTTCTCGCATGTGGAAGTCAGTACGCGAATGCACGAAAACCCCCTTCGCATGTATTACGGCGACGATGATGACGGGCTGACCCTGACTCTTACGAATTCCGCCATCGCCGGCGATCTGTTGGAGATCTCCGGCCGGGTGCAAGGGACCCTGACCCAAATGGACAGGATCGGCCACAAGAACCCCGATCCCGACGATACATTCAGCATCGACCTGAGTTTCGATGCTGTTCTGGAATAATTGTGAGGGCCGGACAATGTTTCGCAAGCTTTTCCTAGTCATCCTCTTGTCCATCGTCGCCACGGCGCAGGCGCATGCCCAATCGGGCAGTGAAGCCTGCCCCACGGCACCGCGCGACCTGCTGGCGGGGCTCGATGGCACATGGTCGGTTCAGCAGGGCGCGGGGGTGATGATCGTTCCGGTCATGGGAGCTATGCCATTGCCGCCGCATGAACCCTTGCGTCTGACGATGGCCTACGATCCGGAAACCGGTACATCGCAATTGACGGGAAATGGCCCGGACGAACAATTGATCATGTTTCCGACCCATGAATCGTTGGTCCCGCAAATCCAGGAGCTGGTGAGCGAGGCCGACAAGGAAGGCCTTCTGAATACCGGGGAAGACTGCGACTGGTACGCGCTGCCACTGATGGTCGGAACCAAAACCTATTCGCTTGATGCGCCCGCGTCACCCTACGGAACAACGGTGATCGCGCTGGCGCTTCCCGACGAATTGTCGAAGTCGATGCCGGTGCGTA carries:
- a CDS encoding VWA domain-containing protein produces the protein MKKITVALSVLLGFSPFTASAAEGVVIVYDGSNSMWGQIDGVAKIETAREVMADLVETWPQSTNLGLLAYGHRRKGDCSDIELMIPPGPVDRASFLETVNAITPRGKTPLTDAVVQAAKNLSFRDNPATVVLISDGIESCQADPCSISAQLEEQGIAFTTHVIGFDIAREDQRQLSCIAENTGGTFVPAQDANELRGAIAQVQQVIEAQPESVPSVEPEPEPKQEVSVSAPKTVVAGTLFDVSWSEALNPRDLVLIALVGSEADAKSSYLPVRDDTEGKLTAPSEPGLYEVRYRLDEGRVILASAPVEVVAADVSVTAPVSVVAGTVFDVSWSETLNARDLVLIAPVGSEADAKLSYLPVRDDIEGKLTAPSEPGLYEVRYRLDEGRVILASAPVEVVAADVSVTAPVSVVAGTVFDVSWSETLNARDLVLIAPVGSEADAKLSYLPVRDDIEGKLTAPSEPGLYEVRYRLDEGRVILASAPVEVTVAEVALTAPALVRAETEIQVSWQPSVNPRDLVLIAPAGSPADEKLSYAPARTENKTTLKAPSEPGLYEVRYRLDEGRRVIAAVPLEVVPADAPLDDGAGLNAPESAAPSETITVSWTIAPEDADRRVALAKADAPDFTWISAHPVGAETETEIILPNEPGLYEVRFLDLSIQSVLGRTIVAVGE